The genomic segment TTTGTTGCTCCTGAGCTTTACAACGAATTCGTTGCTGCTGAAGGTCGCATTGCTGAGCTATACGAAACGCGTGAATTTAGCCGTGCAATTCGTGAAATTACCGCGCTTGCTGATAAAGCAAACCAGTACATTGACGAAAAAGCACCTTGGGTTCTTGCGAAAGAAGAAGGTAAAGAACAAGAGCTACAAGAAGTCGCTTCTGTTGGTATTAACCTATTCCGCGTATTAATGGCTTACCTAAAACCTGTAATGCCAGAGCTTGCTGCACGTACTGAAGCTTTCTTAAATGAAACGCTGACGTGGGAAGGCATTGCACAACCACTAACGTCTCATGAGATCACTAAGTTCAAAGCATTATTTGCTCGTATTGATCCTAAGAAAGTAGAAGCAATGGTTGAAGCTTCAAAAGCAGATGCTGCAATTGAAATGGCAGCAAAAGAGAAAGCTGAAGCGGACAAAGAAAAAGCAAGCCAAACTGAACTAGACAAAGAACCAATCGCAGATGAGATTGAATTCGATGCGTTCGAAGCGGTTGATATGCGTATTGCTCGTATTATCTCTTGTGAAGAAGTTCCAAAGGCAAATAAACTACTTAAATTCCAATTGGATATCGGCGGTGAAACTCGTCAAGTATTCTCTGGAATTAAATCAGCATACAAACCTGAAGAACTAGAAGGCAAGCTAACTGTTATGGTTGCTAACCTTAAACCTCGTAAGATGAAGTTTGGTATGTCTGAAGGTATGATCCTAGCTGCAGGCCCTGGTGGTAAAGATCTTTGGATCCTTGAACCACACGAAGGTGCTCAACCTGGTATGCGTGTAATGTAATTCTTTTTTAAAAGATAATTACAAACAAAAATAGAGACCAAATGGTCTCTATTTTTTTATCTATTTTGTAGGTGATTACAAATTTAGAATCTTTCACCTATCAAATTACACACTTATAAAACTGACGCTAAAGAAAGGTTAATCTCATTTAATACTTGCGATGGATTCTCAGCTTGTGTAATTGGGCGGCCAATCACTAAATAATCAGAACCTGAAGTAATAGCATCTACTGGCGTCATAATACGTTTTTGATCACCCACTGCAGAGCCTGCTGGACGAATGCCAGGAGTCACTAATTTAAATTCTTTACCTAGGTCAGCTTTTAACATTGATGCTTCTTGTGCTGAACACACAACGCCGTCTAAGCCACTATTCTTAGTCAATGCAGCAAGACGTTTCACTTGTTCTTGTGGTGCAATATCTAAGCCAATATCCGCTAAATCTTGTTGATCCATACTTGTTAGTACTGTTACACCAATAAGTAATGGACGATCTTTACCATACGGTTCTAAAATCTCACGTGATGCAGTCATCATACGCTCACCGCCACTCGCGTGAACATTAACCATCCATACACCCATTTCAGCAGCAGCACGTACCGCTTTTGAACACGTATTAGGGATATCATGAAACTTTAAATCTAGAAAAACAGAAAAACCACGCTTATGAAGCTCTTTTACAAACTCAGGGCCAAATAAAGTAAACATCTCTTTGCCTACTTTGAGTCGGCAAGAGCTAGGATCAATTTTATCAACAAATGCTAATGCGTCTGCTTGATTATCATAATCCAATGCCACAATCACCTTTTGGTCTTTCATTTTCTCTCCTTGGGAAATTAATCTACTTACATTTTATTTAAAAAAAGAGGCACAAATTGCGCCTCTTAATTATTCACCATCTAAACCTTTAATAGGCTTAATAACGCCCCATCCTTTACAAGAAGGACATTGCCAAAACAATCGATGTGCAGAAAAACCACACTTACCGCAGCGATAGTTTGGCTTCATTTTTAACTGCTCTCCTACCAAGTGTTGTAAACTTGCTAGACTTGCTTTTGCTCGACCATCTTCAGCCTCATCAACATGATAGCCCATCAGACGGTAGAAGCCTTTCATTGTAGGGTTTTTAAGGAGCTGCTTAGTCATATAACCTTGTGCTAACGCCGTGCCTTCATGCTTAGCTATTAAATTAGAAAGCATAAGCTCTGCACTTGCTCCAGCCCCTTTTGCAATCGCTTCTTTTAAAAAATTAAGTAGTGAACCTTCTCTATCTAGATGTTCATAGCACTCAGCTAACAACGGCAATGCTTCACTTATAAAGTCGATATCTTGATCAAGTACTGACTCTAACTGGCTTGCTGCCCCTTTATAATTTTCTTCTTCTATGAGTAATTTAGCCAAAATAATCGATGCACGTACACATTGATTATCAATTGATAATGCTTTTTTCAGATTCTGCTTGGCTTTGTTTAAATTACTCTCAGCAAGCTCTTGCATTGCTAATTCACAGTAGTAGTGAGCAATATCAGGTTTTAGCTTTTTCTTACCCATTTTGACTAAACTGTTAGCAAAGGTAATAGCTTGTTCCCATTCGCGAGTTTGTTGATGAATAGCGACAAGTTGCAATAAAGCCGCTTCTTTATGATCAGGTTCATCGACCAATTGCTCAAATATTTTTTCTGCGCGATCAAGAATACCAGCAACCATATAATCTTTGGCTAATTGCTGCAGAGCGATATTACGTTGATCTAACGTTAGATTTGGACGAGCAATGAGGTTTTGGTGAATTTTAATTGCTCGATCAACCTCTCCTCTGCTTCTAAAAAGGTTACCTAGTGCAAGGTGAGTATCAATCGTATCACTATCAACTTGAAGCAGTTCAATGAAATGATCTACCGCTTTATCTGATTGATCAGAAAGCAATAGATTCAGACCCGCCACATATTGACGTGACAGGTGATTAGTATCTTTTTGACGTTGTTGTCTCGCACTCCTATTACCCATATACCAACCGTATCCGGCAGCAATAGGCAATAATAGGAATAGCAGCTCTAACATTCAGCGATTACCCTTTTGTTGAATCCAAGCGTAATTTATCAAGCTCTACCGTTTTCTTATCAAGGCGCTTGCGTAAACGACGTTGAGTCATACTAACTTTCAAATACATACTTCCACAAATCAACCAACCTAATCCAAAGCCTGTTGCAAAGAAAATGCCTAACAAAGTAGAAAGCTGAAAGTCACCCTGAGCCAATAAATAGTTGAAATTAACAACAATTTGGTTCTGAGCTCCAACAGCTAATGAAA from the Aliivibrio wodanis genome contains:
- the pyrF gene encoding orotidine 5'-phosphate decarboxylase, with product MKDQKVIVALDYDNQADALAFVDKIDPSSCRLKVGKEMFTLFGPEFVKELHKRGFSVFLDLKFHDIPNTCSKAVRAAAEMGVWMVNVHASGGERMMTASREILEPYGKDRPLLIGVTVLTSMDQQDLADIGLDIAPQEQVKRLAALTKNSGLDGVVCSAQEASMLKADLGKEFKLVTPGIRPAGSAVGDQKRIMTPVDAITSGSDYLVIGRPITQAENPSQVLNEINLSLASVL
- a CDS encoding inner membrane protein: MKIIVAVLLVSLFLISLAVGAQNQIVVNFNYLLAQGDFQLSTLLGIFFATGFGLGWLICGSMYLKVSMTQRRLRKRLDKKTVELDKLRLDSTKG